In Sinorhizobium fredii, one DNA window encodes the following:
- a CDS encoding N-acetylmuramoyl-L-alanine amidase — translation MSIAAEIQGKIDSAVADGDEEALQKLLHDLYEPAEQTDKPFDAAIQLRPEIKREIAEVALESDAAMNWANRIGRATRWLAYRRKTAGGFDGLRIVEEGDSWFQYPLLLDDIIDQLGRDEDKAIFSLSGAGDLLGDMAARREYLEALEQTAAQVMLLSGGGNDVLGGGRFASFLLPYSEGKTAKDLLNMPLFEAELRRATEAYRRILTEVRQRFPAVRVFGHAYDVPHPQNGGRWIGNPLAERGIPLDMGRSFIEVVLDRFAGHLLELQGEFTNFRFVDLRGKVDRGRTSWFDELHPKNQGYGRAAQAFRDAIGEMAAEGALEFATSARSGASIPMTRMAPGVSLPALETAGRVIVLDPGHGGAAPPTKVGGSSWNNAIGPNGTLEKTLTFDVAARVKAVLESHGHQVFLTRSGDVNPSLADRTAVARNRDAAVFVSIHFNASTGHNAQGTETFIHPTHTAASRRLCLAVQRAMVAELGLNDRNAGHPGGIKEGAFGVINGSSHSASTAAVLHEVSFLDRADEEQKLTTPAYKDRIARALASGVETYLGVGVESLVFEAASDEIGDAIELGALEAGQSVPVYLGAAEAATGGWVGGHALPVEAHVMGDGHDLGLARQIAESLARDLSAGAEGGGNDLYEFASVDPRPGFNVSNMGRNVEADTGALGAIFAGVESAGFDMARYEAFIRSLGLDHFVPAEFLFLGNGNAPGGSCSRKNGLPPEHLWSNIARTARMLDEVRKRLGAPIRILSCYRNSAYNTCVGGEPNSLHMQFKAVDWHCDSGSVGEWHQVALEVRRSNPEFAGGIGRYPSRGFIHVDTRGSNADWAG, via the coding sequence ATGTCGATTGCCGCCGAAATTCAGGGAAAGATTGACTCCGCAGTCGCCGATGGCGACGAGGAAGCACTCCAGAAGCTCTTGCATGATCTCTACGAGCCCGCGGAGCAAACGGATAAGCCGTTTGACGCGGCAATCCAGCTGCGACCGGAAATCAAGCGGGAAATCGCCGAAGTCGCGCTGGAAAGCGATGCGGCCATGAACTGGGCCAATCGGATCGGCCGGGCGACCCGCTGGCTGGCATATCGGCGCAAGACCGCCGGGGGGTTCGACGGGCTTCGCATTGTTGAGGAGGGCGACAGCTGGTTCCAGTATCCGCTGTTGCTTGATGACATTATTGACCAGCTCGGCCGGGACGAGGACAAGGCGATCTTCTCGCTCAGCGGCGCTGGCGACCTTCTGGGAGATATGGCGGCGAGGCGCGAGTACCTAGAGGCTCTCGAGCAGACGGCCGCCCAAGTCATGCTCCTGTCGGGTGGTGGCAACGACGTACTCGGTGGTGGGCGCTTCGCAAGCTTCCTGTTGCCCTATTCAGAAGGAAAGACAGCCAAGGACTTGCTGAACATGCCTCTCTTCGAGGCCGAGCTACGCAGGGCGACGGAGGCCTATCGCCGGATCCTGACAGAGGTGCGCCAGCGGTTCCCCGCGGTTCGCGTCTTCGGGCACGCCTACGACGTGCCGCATCCGCAGAACGGCGGCCGCTGGATTGGCAACCCTCTCGCCGAACGAGGAATTCCTCTCGACATGGGGCGCTCTTTCATCGAGGTGGTGTTGGACCGGTTCGCCGGACACTTGCTTGAACTTCAGGGGGAGTTCACGAATTTTCGGTTCGTCGATTTGCGCGGCAAGGTGGATCGTGGGCGAACGAGTTGGTTTGATGAACTCCACCCGAAGAACCAAGGTTATGGCCGTGCGGCGCAGGCGTTTCGTGACGCGATCGGCGAGATGGCAGCGGAGGGCGCGTTGGAGTTTGCGACCAGCGCCCGCTCTGGCGCCTCAATCCCTATGACTAGGATGGCCCCCGGCGTGTCCCTGCCGGCTCTCGAGACCGCCGGTCGCGTGATCGTGCTTGATCCTGGTCACGGCGGTGCGGCACCGCCGACTAAGGTCGGCGGGTCGAGTTGGAACAACGCCATCGGCCCAAACGGTACGCTAGAAAAGACGCTTACCTTCGACGTTGCGGCAAGAGTCAAGGCAGTCCTCGAAAGCCACGGACATCAGGTCTTTCTGACACGTAGCGGGGATGTAAATCCCTCCCTCGCAGACCGGACTGCGGTGGCGCGGAATCGGGATGCCGCGGTTTTCGTCTCGATCCACTTCAACGCCTCAACAGGGCACAACGCCCAGGGCACCGAAACCTTCATCCATCCGACCCATACAGCTGCCTCGCGCCGACTGTGCCTAGCGGTGCAGAGAGCGATGGTGGCGGAGCTTGGGTTGAACGACCGTAATGCCGGCCATCCGGGCGGCATCAAGGAGGGAGCGTTCGGAGTGATCAACGGCAGCAGTCACTCCGCCAGCACAGCCGCGGTCCTGCACGAGGTCAGTTTCCTCGATCGGGCGGACGAGGAGCAGAAACTGACAACGCCGGCGTATAAGGACCGCATCGCACGGGCGCTGGCCAGTGGGGTCGAGACCTATCTCGGCGTAGGGGTGGAGAGCCTCGTTTTCGAAGCCGCGTCGGATGAGATCGGCGACGCCATCGAACTAGGAGCTTTGGAGGCCGGTCAAAGTGTACCAGTGTATTTGGGCGCGGCCGAGGCCGCGACTGGCGGTTGGGTGGGCGGCCACGCGCTGCCGGTCGAGGCGCATGTCATGGGCGACGGCCACGACCTCGGCCTCGCCCGGCAGATCGCCGAGAGCCTGGCGCGGGATCTGAGCGCTGGTGCCGAGGGCGGAGGAAACGATCTCTACGAGTTCGCCTCTGTCGACCCGCGCCCGGGCTTCAACGTGTCGAACATGGGCCGGAACGTCGAGGCAGACACCGGCGCGCTCGGCGCCATCTTCGCCGGCGTCGAAAGTGCAGGGTTCGATATGGCCCGCTACGAGGCTTTCATTCGCAGTCTTGGGCTTGACCACTTCGTTCCGGCAGAATTCCTGTTCCTGGGCAATGGCAATGCGCCCGGTGGCAGTTGCAGCCGTAAGAACGGGCTCCCGCCTGAGCATCTGTGGAGCAACATCGCCCGAACCGCGCGGATGCTGGATGAGGTCCGTAAGCGGCTGGGCGCCCCGATCCGGATCCTGTCTTGCTATCGCAATTCGGCCTACAACACCTGTGTAGGGGGTGAGCCAAACAGCCTGCACATGCAGTTCAAGGCCGTAGACTGGCACTGCGATTCCGGGTCGGTCGGCGAGTGGCACCAAGTTGCGCTGGAGGTGCGGCGCTCGAATCCGGAATTTGCGGGCGGCATAGGGCGCTATCCCTCCCGAGGCTTTATCCACGTGGATACCCGGGGGTCGAATGCTGACTGGGCGGGCTGA
- a CDS encoding ABC-three component system protein produces the protein MTPQEIIDEARIPGTQTVLVLGSFEKRVTVYAQQVRALNLVDAIISENLVRPNGGKIAIIGGGAAGITAAVALARTLPELGQLDLFERNSRVLSLQHGSRRYLHPHFYDWPTPGAENGDAGLPIMNWTAGPASSVAEALRREFDAVLHSSVLSLHTGQAVTGLRPTPIGPIRVIVDKGSAISRIYDLVILAIGFGLEAHLDGETPSYWSPSELAGQIHTQAIDPILFVSGNGDGGLVDFIMAGFNALEHHDICTMLMGLDLGAARAEIVAIEQEAWADGADVDLLAAYRARLRPLIPAEVWHEIAGHLRPGARIHFHTRDPRMLRRTSALHNRLAAFLLLEADRELGNDAIKVMTGVEFDGDIPKRGEVRIVGQPPFSPLRRFLRLGADGANNIAPFKALLGTFPGALNLPRSAIRPESPSINASAQARFAALPALNLPQPVVVAPMQGGQTLVINLTRNPAGDIVWSGDGGPDVIATVWSAPHSISIHCDVAAADAAALAPALARLGAHATGFVLYARDAQGWRGSLSALCASNVLPGPDLAMSCPVNEWQPSTAVGAQITLPIEELASRVHQRLNSEALRQLHAALYDILGPAALQMGWPIEPALRESLWQRWTEWQGQLSADPSLCHRFLRLLTSEDDQAPASDATLVGLGPKTLRPYMTKPTIFALAFATCSGFPVVPTNAHPGNLASNELTGHSCGVGWINARVLGSRAVLEQNWTVGVVLLSQLQTAARMMEGDLRMDRSFDDPGAVGVIAPGEEPLIIGADDGFVTALGAGALEVRGYLQSIFSWRNATAQAIMGTAGQ, from the coding sequence ATGACCCCCCAGGAAATCATCGACGAGGCGAGAATCCCCGGCACGCAGACGGTTCTCGTGCTCGGCAGCTTTGAGAAGCGGGTGACCGTCTATGCCCAGCAAGTCCGGGCACTCAACCTCGTTGATGCGATCATTTCGGAGAATCTGGTACGCCCGAATGGCGGTAAGATAGCGATCATCGGTGGCGGGGCAGCCGGGATTACGGCTGCCGTCGCGCTCGCGCGCACTTTGCCGGAACTTGGGCAGCTCGACTTGTTCGAACGTAATTCGCGGGTGCTGTCGCTCCAGCATGGAAGTCGACGCTACCTCCATCCCCACTTTTACGATTGGCCAACGCCTGGCGCCGAAAACGGCGATGCCGGGTTGCCGATCATGAATTGGACCGCCGGACCGGCCAGCAGTGTCGCCGAAGCTTTGCGCAGAGAATTCGACGCGGTTCTACACAGCTCTGTACTCTCCTTGCACACGGGGCAAGCGGTGACCGGCCTTAGGCCTACGCCGATCGGTCCTATCCGCGTCATCGTGGATAAGGGCAGTGCGATATCACGCATCTACGATCTTGTGATCCTGGCGATTGGCTTCGGACTCGAGGCGCATCTCGATGGAGAGACCCCCTCTTACTGGTCCCCCTCTGAACTCGCAGGCCAGATCCACACGCAAGCGATAGATCCGATCCTCTTCGTCTCTGGCAATGGCGACGGTGGGCTGGTCGACTTCATAATGGCTGGCTTCAACGCGCTCGAGCATCACGACATCTGCACAATGCTCATGGGACTAGATCTTGGTGCTGCACGTGCCGAAATAGTGGCGATCGAACAAGAAGCCTGGGCGGATGGTGCCGATGTCGATTTGCTCGCCGCCTATCGGGCGCGGCTCCGACCACTAATCCCAGCCGAAGTCTGGCACGAAATCGCCGGTCATCTCCGCCCTGGTGCCCGCATCCACTTCCACACGCGTGATCCCCGTATGCTCCGGCGCACCAGCGCTCTCCACAACCGCTTAGCTGCCTTCCTCTTGCTTGAGGCCGATCGAGAGCTGGGTAACGACGCCATAAAGGTCATGACTGGTGTGGAGTTTGACGGCGATATTCCGAAGCGCGGCGAGGTGAGGATTGTTGGACAGCCGCCATTTTCACCGCTACGTCGTTTCCTGCGGCTTGGCGCCGACGGGGCGAACAATATCGCGCCGTTCAAGGCGCTGCTGGGCACCTTTCCAGGCGCGTTGAACCTGCCACGCTCAGCCATCCGTCCCGAATCGCCATCAATCAATGCGAGCGCCCAGGCTCGCTTCGCTGCCCTTCCGGCCCTTAACCTTCCTCAACCTGTCGTCGTCGCGCCGATGCAGGGGGGGCAGACGTTGGTGATAAATCTGACGCGCAATCCTGCTGGTGATATTGTTTGGTCGGGCGATGGAGGGCCGGACGTCATAGCGACAGTCTGGAGTGCCCCGCATAGCATTTCCATCCATTGCGACGTAGCTGCAGCGGACGCTGCCGCTCTCGCCCCTGCTCTAGCCCGGCTCGGCGCGCACGCTACTGGTTTCGTCCTCTATGCTCGAGATGCCCAGGGTTGGCGGGGCAGCCTGTCAGCGCTATGCGCCTCTAACGTCCTTCCGGGGCCTGATCTTGCAATGAGCTGCCCGGTAAATGAGTGGCAGCCATCCACTGCCGTCGGAGCGCAGATCACACTGCCTATCGAAGAACTGGCGTCGAGGGTCCACCAGCGCCTCAACTCTGAGGCCCTGCGTCAACTCCACGCTGCCTTGTACGACATCCTGGGGCCTGCAGCGTTGCAGATGGGGTGGCCGATCGAACCCGCATTGCGTGAATCGCTATGGCAACGCTGGACCGAGTGGCAAGGCCAGCTCTCCGCAGATCCCAGCCTTTGCCATCGCTTTCTACGCCTTTTGACATCAGAGGACGATCAAGCCCCTGCAAGTGACGCGACCCTCGTCGGTCTGGGGCCAAAGACATTGCGGCCTTACATGACCAAGCCTACTATTTTCGCGCTGGCCTTCGCCACCTGCTCAGGTTTCCCCGTGGTGCCGACTAACGCGCATCCGGGTAATCTCGCCTCCAACGAATTAACGGGACACAGCTGCGGTGTCGGTTGGATCAATGCGCGCGTCCTGGGTTCTCGCGCGGTGTTGGAACAGAATTGGACGGTTGGCGTCGTTTTGCTCTCGCAGCTGCAGACAGCCGCTCGCATGATGGAAGGCGATCTCAGAATGGACCGGAGTTTCGACGACCCTGGCGCGGTGGGCGTCATTGCGCCGGGAGAGGAACCGCTGATCATTGGCGCCGATGATGGGTTCGTCACCGCGCTTGGCGCGGGCGCCTTAGAGGTGCGGGGTTATTTGCAGTCGATCTTCAGTTGGAGAAACGCAACCGCACAAGCGATCATGGGAACAGCCGGTCAATGA